One Desulfobaccales bacterium genomic window carries:
- a CDS encoding ABC transporter permease, which yields MKAFKSIFLAHYKQFIRDRAALFFTFIFPIMFIMIFGWAFSDPKTQTFDIGLVDQGSTQSAGFIEKGLDAVVIDGNKVFDVKKGGLDEQLQLLRNGDLDAVIVIPEGMAGSLSLRQPDDIQVYYDPSQTSNQQILIPILYRVTDEIDRGMQGSVRLIGMEEKSVQSHDLRYIDYLVPGILGMSLMFTGIFGGLPIIQQRQAHIIKRLGCTPLRRSMLIFGELAFRMILVILTAALIILVGRLAFGVQMVGNWGSLGGIVVLGTMVFACLGYLIAAFVKTEEGAIPIINVVTFPMMFLSGTFFKVTNMPGFIEPVVKFLPLTYLDDALRQIMVDGSPLHSMITDIAVMAIWTVVCLAITIRFFRWD from the coding sequence TTGAAAGCCTTCAAAAGCATATTCCTGGCACACTACAAGCAGTTCATCAGGGATCGAGCCGCCTTGTTCTTCACCTTTATCTTCCCGATCATGTTTATCATGATCTTCGGGTGGGCCTTCAGTGATCCCAAGACACAAACCTTCGATATAGGACTCGTTGATCAGGGCTCAACTCAAAGCGCTGGTTTCATTGAAAAAGGCCTCGACGCCGTTGTGATCGATGGGAACAAGGTTTTCGATGTCAAGAAAGGGGGGCTGGACGAGCAGTTGCAGTTGCTCCGGAATGGCGATCTGGATGCAGTGATAGTTATTCCAGAGGGGATGGCTGGTTCCTTGAGCCTGCGGCAGCCGGACGATATTCAGGTTTATTATGACCCCAGCCAAACTTCCAATCAGCAGATATTGATTCCCATCCTGTACCGTGTGACCGATGAGATCGATCGGGGCATGCAAGGGAGCGTCCGGCTCATCGGCATGGAAGAGAAGAGCGTTCAATCGCATGACTTGAGGTACATCGATTACCTTGTCCCCGGCATACTTGGCATGTCGCTTATGTTTACCGGCATCTTTGGAGGGTTGCCTATCATCCAGCAGCGACAGGCACACATTATCAAGCGCTTGGGATGCACACCTTTGCGGCGTTCGATGCTGATCTTTGGGGAGCTGGCTTTCCGAATGATCCTGGTTATCCTGACGGCGGCGCTGATAATTCTGGTAGGTCGGCTTGCATTCGGTGTGCAGATGGTCGGCAACTGGGGAAGCCTGGGCGGAATTGTGGTTCTGGGGACGATGGTCTTTGCCTGTTTAGGCTATCTAATAGCCGCTTTCGTCAAGACTGAGGAAGGCGCGATACCCATCATCAACGTGGTCACCTTCCCGATGATGTTCCTCTCCGGCACCTTTTTCAAGGTCACCAACATGCCCGGCTTCATTGAACCGGTGGTCAAGTTCTTGCCGCTTACCTATCTGGATGACGCGCTAAGGCAGATCATGGTGGATGGCAGTCCTTTGCATTCGATGATCACAGATATAGCGGTAATGGCGATCTGGACTGTCGTTTGCCTGGCGATCACCATCCGGTTCTTCCGCTGGGACTGA
- a CDS encoding ABC transporter ATP-binding protein, whose protein sequence is MNIRSEAVIEVKSLLKAYGNIVAVNGISLDVARGEVFGMLGPNGAGKTTTVEIIEGLRTPDSGTVTVLGMDVSRDVRAIKERIGVQPQSPALFPGLNVLEILDFFRSLYTKTIPSAEAIDLVSLQESRRVAFKNLSGGQKQRLSVALAFINDPDIIFLDEPTTGLDPQARRAMWEVIEKFHRMGKTIFLTTHYMEEAQRLCDRVAIMDHGQIIAIDSPQRMIEEHCKESAIQFKMTNSPGQEALARLTGVTKAVNHDDDDTILYTDHIPSTIAALLELASSRSSELSELFIRQATLEDVFLKLTGKRIRD, encoded by the coding sequence ATGAACATACGGTCCGAAGCTGTAATTGAAGTAAAGAGCCTCCTAAAGGCCTACGGGAACATCGTGGCGGTGAACGGAATCAGCCTCGATGTGGCCAGGGGAGAGGTTTTCGGGATGCTGGGCCCCAACGGCGCGGGGAAGACCACCACGGTAGAGATAATCGAAGGGCTTCGCACCCCGGATAGCGGAACGGTGACGGTGCTTGGCATGGATGTTTCCAGAGACGTCCGCGCCATCAAGGAGCGCATCGGGGTACAGCCGCAGAGCCCGGCGCTTTTTCCGGGCCTGAACGTGTTAGAAATCCTTGACTTCTTCCGCAGCCTCTACACCAAAACCATACCTTCGGCTGAAGCCATCGATCTGGTTTCACTCCAGGAAAGCCGGAGGGTCGCTTTCAAGAATCTTTCGGGCGGCCAGAAGCAGCGGCTTTCGGTGGCGCTCGCCTTTATCAATGATCCGGACATCATCTTTCTCGATGAGCCAACCACCGGGCTCGATCCCCAGGCACGCCGTGCCATGTGGGAAGTGATCGAGAAGTTCCATCGGATGGGGAAAACGATCTTTCTGACTACCCATTACATGGAGGAAGCCCAGCGGCTGTGCGACCGGGTTGCCATTATGGATCACGGGCAGATCATCGCCATCGATAGTCCCCAGCGGATGATCGAAGAGCACTGCAAGGAGAGCGCCATTCAATTCAAGATGACCAATTCCCCCGGTCAGGAAGCCCTGGCAAGATTGACGGGCGTGACCAAGGCAGTGAATCACGATGATGATGATACCATCCTGTACACCGATCACATTCCCTCCACTATCGCCGCGCTGCTTGAACTGGCCTCATCGAGATCCTCCGAGCTATCGGAGCTGTTCATCCGGCAAGCCACGCTTGAGGACGTTTTTCTCAAGTTGACCGGGAAAAGGATAAGGGATTGA
- the pfkB gene encoding 1-phosphofructokinase, whose translation MIYSITLNPALDRTLWVERVKLDDTNRIAKEERYAGGKGVDVSRVLRMLDLPNKALGFVGGFTGEELEGRLLNEGIGCDFSRISGETRTNIIINDTSSGNQFTFSDRGPEIKPYELMQMIRKVESLEKPEIVIISGSLPPGINHEIYRRIIEIVRNNGAKALLDTDGDTLKTGIQASPDIIKPNLHELSRLVDRELQELDEIIDAARSVHENGIDTVLVSMGAKGMLLIGENQACLAIPPQVKVVNTIGAGDSAIAGFVYGIMGNHNLKEALTYAVAAGTATTLRPGTALCTKEDFLRLIPEVTVRDI comes from the coding sequence ATGATCTACAGCATAACGCTCAATCCTGCCCTGGACCGCACATTATGGGTTGAGCGGGTAAAGCTTGACGATACTAACCGGATTGCCAAAGAAGAACGGTATGCCGGGGGCAAAGGGGTGGATGTCTCAAGGGTTCTTCGGATGCTGGACTTGCCCAACAAGGCGCTGGGCTTTGTTGGCGGATTCACCGGAGAGGAACTGGAAGGACGGCTGCTCAATGAGGGAATCGGATGCGACTTTTCGCGCATTTCGGGAGAGACCCGCACCAACATCATCATTAACGACACAAGCTCCGGTAATCAGTTCACGTTCAGCGACCGGGGTCCGGAGATCAAACCATACGAGCTGATGCAGATGATCCGCAAAGTCGAAAGCCTTGAAAAACCGGAAATCGTGATAATCAGCGGGAGCCTCCCTCCCGGAATCAATCATGAGATTTATCGAAGGATCATTGAAATAGTCAGGAACAACGGGGCCAAGGCCCTGCTGGACACCGATGGAGACACACTGAAAACAGGCATTCAAGCTTCCCCTGATATCATCAAACCCAACCTGCACGAGCTCAGCCGGCTGGTGGACAGGGAGTTGCAAGAACTGGACGAAATCATCGATGCGGCTCGCAGTGTGCACGAGAACGGAATTGATACAGTGCTCGTTTCTATGGGCGCAAAAGGTATGCTGCTAATCGGAGAGAACCAGGCATGCCTGGCTATTCCCCCGCAAGTGAAGGTGGTAAACACCATCGGCGCGGGGGACTCTGCGATAGCCGGATTCGTTTATGGTATCATGGGGAATCACAACCTGAAAGAGGCTCTCACTTACGCCGTCGCTGCGGGCACGGCAACTACTTTAAGGCCGGGCACAGCCCTGTGCACGAAGGAAGATTTCCTTCGCTTGATTCCCGAAGTAACGGTCCGCGATATCTAG
- the pyk gene encoding pyruvate kinase: MKLPAHKTKIVCTIGPTSRSTAVLQRMIRNGMNVARLNLAHAELENHRKDIQRIRSTAAKLERPVTIFLDLPGPKIRLGKLESEPLVLKKGSNVTLTTRNILGTASLLPVEFAAFTQSVSRGGIVYLNDGFIQLKVQEISGDEVSCKVLIGGMLFSHKGLNLPHARVLPDPLTDRDLEFVAFGLEEGIDIFGMSFVEKAQDIIRVKEFARGKGKTIRVVAKIERAEAVKNIDEILEVADAIMVARGDLGVQIPIQDVPMTQKKLIRKANIRGKPVITATQMLESMVENVRPTRAEATDVANAILDGTDAVMLSEETAIGKYPSETVKMMAQIAVSVERQRSAIAISSPVEDYFRHARGRRHVTIEDVLSLNVIDAIYSLNVRLVLTPTYTGSTPRRISRFKPNCWILAFSSHEPTCRFAALSYGVYPILMENVNGRWHDAMLDSILGSGLAKKGDTVILTEGSSVGQFSSADSLRIVTVK; the protein is encoded by the coding sequence TTGAAATTGCCTGCGCACAAAACCAAGATCGTTTGCACTATTGGGCCAACATCCCGTTCGACCGCTGTCCTGCAACGAATGATCAGGAACGGCATGAATGTGGCTCGACTGAATCTGGCCCACGCAGAGCTTGAGAACCACCGAAAAGACATCCAGCGCATCCGGTCGACAGCAGCAAAACTGGAACGCCCGGTCACGATCTTTCTCGATCTCCCCGGTCCCAAGATTCGCCTCGGCAAGCTTGAAAGCGAACCGCTCGTCCTCAAGAAAGGCAGCAACGTGACCCTCACCACCCGGAATATCTTAGGCACCGCCTCGCTCCTGCCGGTAGAGTTTGCGGCGTTTACGCAAAGCGTATCCCGCGGCGGCATTGTATATCTCAATGATGGTTTTATTCAACTGAAAGTCCAGGAAATATCGGGGGACGAGGTGAGTTGCAAGGTGCTCATCGGCGGCATGCTGTTCTCTCACAAAGGCTTGAATCTTCCCCACGCCAGGGTGCTCCCTGATCCGCTGACAGATAGAGACCTGGAATTCGTGGCTTTCGGATTGGAAGAGGGGATAGATATCTTCGGCATGTCCTTTGTGGAAAAGGCCCAGGATATTATCCGTGTCAAGGAGTTTGCTCGCGGAAAGGGAAAAACGATCCGTGTTGTGGCCAAAATCGAGCGAGCCGAAGCGGTCAAAAACATCGATGAAATCTTAGAGGTTGCCGATGCGATTATGGTTGCACGGGGAGACCTGGGCGTGCAAATCCCGATACAGGATGTCCCCATGACCCAGAAGAAGCTCATCCGCAAGGCGAATATCCGTGGCAAGCCGGTGATCACGGCCACTCAAATGCTGGAATCCATGGTTGAAAACGTCCGTCCAACGCGGGCGGAAGCGACAGACGTGGCGAATGCCATCCTGGATGGGACGGACGCGGTGATGCTATCCGAGGAAACCGCCATCGGTAAGTACCCTTCGGAAACCGTGAAAATGATGGCCCAGATTGCCGTATCCGTGGAACGGCAGCGGAGCGCCATAGCGATATCATCCCCTGTGGAAGACTATTTCAGGCACGCTCGCGGCCGCAGGCATGTGACAATCGAAGATGTGCTTTCCCTGAATGTGATAGACGCGATTTATTCGCTGAATGTGCGCCTGGTCTTGACGCCTACATATACCGGCAGCACCCCGCGGCGGATATCCCGCTTTAAGCCGAACTGCTGGATTCTGGCGTTCAGCAGCCACGAACCGACTTGCCGATTCGCCGCCCTCTCCTACGGTGTCTACCCGATTCTCATGGAAAACGTAAACGGTCGATGGCACGATGCAATGCTAGATTCAATACTCGGCTCCGGTCTGGCAAAGAAGGGGGATACGGTGATATTGACTGAGGGATCATCAGTTGGGCAGTTCAGCAGCGCGGATTCGCTCAGGATAGTTACGGTCAAGTAA